A region of Candidatus Nitrospira nitrificans DNA encodes the following proteins:
- a CDS encoding DUF167 domain-containing protein: MASLPVIARDNERGALLTVHVQPGSSRTECVGIHGDAIKIRLAARPIDGAANDELIRFIAERCAVPRADVQLCTGATGRRKRLFVKGVTAESLLAGLMRKESKGRGKI; the protein is encoded by the coding sequence GTGGCCTCTCTTCCTGTCATCGCGCGGGACAATGAGCGCGGGGCGCTCTTGACCGTCCACGTCCAACCAGGGTCTTCACGTACTGAGTGTGTCGGAATTCATGGCGATGCCATAAAGATCCGTCTGGCGGCGCGTCCGATTGACGGTGCCGCCAACGACGAATTGATTCGCTTCATCGCTGAGCGATGTGCTGTTCCACGCGCGGATGTGCAGCTTTGCACCGGAGCGACGGGGCGGCGTAAGCGTCTATTTGTGAAGGGTGTCACGGCAGAGTCACTGTTGGCCGGACTGATGCGAAAAGAATCGAAAGGAAGAGGGAAGATATGA
- a CDS encoding CbbQ/NirQ/NorQ/GpvN family protein, protein MQQAREVDMTQYRIRQEPFYAEVCGETGLFTIAAEKQLPVMLKGPTGCGKTRFVQYMAYKLGRPLITVACHEDLTASDLVGRYLLKGQDTVWMDGPLTVGVKHGAIVYLDEVVEARKDTTVIIHPLSDDRRVLPIEKKGQILEAADEFMLVISYNPGYQSVLKDLKQSTKQRFIAIEFDYPAPDIETLVVQREAGVDSDIAGKLVKLGQKVRNLRSHGLEEGVSTRLLIYAGTLIKQGVPSERACDVAVARPITDDSDMQRAILDFVKAIF, encoded by the coding sequence ATGCAGCAGGCGCGCGAAGTCGATATGACACAATATCGAATCCGACAGGAGCCGTTTTACGCGGAGGTCTGTGGGGAGACCGGCCTATTCACCATTGCGGCCGAGAAACAATTGCCGGTGATGCTGAAGGGGCCGACCGGCTGCGGGAAAACCCGTTTCGTTCAATACATGGCCTACAAGCTCGGCCGACCGTTGATCACGGTCGCCTGTCACGAAGATCTCACGGCGTCCGACTTGGTGGGCCGTTACCTCCTGAAGGGACAAGATACCGTATGGATGGATGGGCCCTTGACCGTGGGGGTCAAACATGGAGCCATCGTGTATCTCGACGAGGTGGTGGAAGCCCGGAAGGATACCACGGTTATCATCCATCCCCTCAGCGATGACCGGCGAGTGCTTCCGATCGAGAAGAAAGGCCAGATTCTGGAAGCCGCCGACGAGTTCATGCTGGTGATCTCTTACAACCCTGGCTATCAAAGTGTCCTCAAGGACCTCAAACAAAGCACGAAGCAGCGATTCATCGCGATCGAGTTTGATTATCCCGCCCCCGATATCGAGACACTCGTCGTCCAACGCGAGGCGGGGGTCGATTCAGACATCGCGGGGAAACTCGTCAAGCTCGGCCAAAAAGTCCGCAACCTCAGAAGCCACGGGCTTGAGGAAGGAGTCAGCACCAGGCTCTTGATCTATGCCGGTACCCTCATAAAGCAAGGTGTGCCATCCGAGCGGGCCTGTGATGTCGCCGTCGCCCGTCCGATCACTGATGATTCGGACATGCAACGTGCCATTCTCGATTTCGTCAAAGCGATCTTCTGA